One segment of Leeia aquatica DNA contains the following:
- the rpiA gene encoding ribose-5-phosphate isomerase RpiA, protein MSATLTQDQQKQAAARAAIDFIEDGWVVGVGTGSTANYFIDALAEIKQRIDGAVASSEASAARLKAHGIRVFELTAVGEMPIYVDGADEINGQWQMIKGGGAALTREKIVAQCCKQFVCIADASKQVRVLGQFPLPVEVIPMARSLVGRELVKLGGHPAWREGVVTDNGNWILDVHGLTIAEPIKLETAINQIPGVVTNGLFALRPANVLLLGTPDGVVRSNNTFVM, encoded by the coding sequence TCGACTTCATCGAGGACGGCTGGGTGGTGGGTGTCGGCACCGGCTCCACCGCCAATTACTTCATTGACGCGCTGGCCGAGATCAAGCAGCGTATCGACGGCGCGGTCGCCAGCTCCGAAGCGTCAGCTGCACGGCTGAAGGCCCATGGCATCCGGGTGTTTGAACTGACTGCCGTTGGCGAAATGCCGATCTATGTCGATGGTGCGGACGAGATCAATGGCCAGTGGCAAATGATCAAAGGCGGGGGCGCTGCGCTCACCCGTGAGAAGATCGTGGCGCAGTGCTGCAAGCAGTTTGTCTGCATCGCTGATGCCAGCAAGCAGGTACGGGTGCTGGGTCAATTTCCGCTGCCGGTGGAGGTGATCCCGATGGCACGTAGTCTGGTCGGACGGGAGCTGGTCAAGCTGGGCGGGCATCCGGCCTGGCGCGAGGGGGTGGTCACCGACAACGGCAACTGGATTCTGGATGTGCACGGCCTGACCATCGCCGAGCCGATCAAGCTGGAAACTGCGATCAACCAGATCCCGGGCGTGGTTACCAATGGACTGTTTGCCCTGCGGCCTGCCAATGTACTGCTGCTGGGTACGCCGGATGGAGTGGTGCGCAGCAATAACACATTTGTCATGTAA